A portion of the Stigmatella aurantiaca DW4/3-1 genome contains these proteins:
- a CDS encoding 2-isopropylmalate synthase: MSTESVKDRVIIFDTTLRDGEQSPGASMNVAQKLQVALALRDLGVDVIELGFPVASQGDFEAVTTVAERIEGPILCALARANREDIDRTWEALRSAARRRLHVFIATSPLHREYKLKMNQQEVVRRAVEAIGYARERFEDVQFSAEDAARTEPEFLAEVAERAIEAGATTINIPDTVGYTVPSQYSSLIAYLRRHVRGIERVVLSVHCHNDLGLAVANSLAAVAEGARQVECTINGIGERAGNCALEEVVMALRTRHDFFGVRTAVRTERLYPTSRLLSNVTGLQVQRNKAVVGQNAFAHEAGIHQHGMLMHPGTYEIMRPEDVGFSGSHLVLGKHSGRHVLRQRMKDLGYQLDATQLDKLFEEFKRLADRKKEVFDADLEVLIQGYINPGESSSWKLETLSCVSGVGTVPTASVCLEHTDGRKLRDAACGDGPVDAVFKAIERITGQQVRLCSYQVTSVTDGEDAQGHVSLEVETGLQRFQGRGVNTDIITASAQAFLDALNRAARITVPASVSKPVIPSISASA; this comes from the coding sequence ATGAGCACAGAGAGCGTGAAGGATCGCGTCATCATCTTCGACACCACCCTGCGCGATGGCGAGCAATCGCCCGGGGCCAGCATGAACGTCGCGCAGAAGCTTCAAGTGGCGCTCGCGCTGAGGGATCTGGGTGTCGACGTCATCGAGCTTGGCTTTCCGGTCGCCTCTCAAGGTGACTTCGAGGCAGTGACCACCGTGGCCGAGCGCATCGAGGGCCCTATCCTGTGCGCCCTGGCCCGGGCCAACCGCGAGGACATCGATCGAACCTGGGAGGCCCTTCGTTCGGCCGCACGCCGACGGCTCCATGTCTTTATCGCCACCAGCCCACTGCACCGCGAGTACAAGCTGAAGATGAACCAGCAGGAGGTCGTCCGGCGCGCCGTGGAGGCCATTGGTTACGCACGTGAGCGCTTCGAGGATGTGCAGTTTTCCGCCGAGGATGCCGCGCGCACCGAGCCCGAGTTTCTGGCCGAGGTGGCGGAGCGTGCCATCGAAGCCGGGGCCACCACCATCAACATCCCCGACACGGTGGGCTACACCGTCCCCTCCCAGTACTCATCCCTGATCGCGTACTTGCGGCGCCACGTGCGCGGCATCGAGCGGGTCGTGCTGAGCGTGCACTGCCACAACGATCTCGGGCTGGCGGTCGCCAACAGCCTGGCCGCGGTGGCGGAAGGCGCGCGGCAAGTGGAGTGCACCATCAATGGCATTGGGGAGCGGGCGGGCAACTGCGCGCTGGAGGAAGTCGTCATGGCCCTGCGCACCCGCCACGACTTCTTCGGCGTGCGCACCGCGGTTCGCACCGAGCGCCTCTATCCCACCAGCCGACTGCTCTCCAACGTGACCGGCCTCCAAGTGCAGCGCAACAAGGCCGTGGTGGGCCAGAACGCCTTTGCCCACGAGGCGGGGATCCACCAGCACGGAATGCTGATGCACCCAGGGACCTACGAAATCATGCGGCCCGAGGATGTGGGGTTCTCGGGCAGCCACCTGGTGCTCGGAAAGCACAGCGGCCGCCACGTGCTGCGCCAGCGGATGAAGGACCTCGGCTATCAGCTCGATGCCACGCAGCTCGACAAGTTGTTCGAGGAATTCAAGCGTCTGGCAGACCGCAAGAAAGAGGTCTTCGACGCGGATCTGGAGGTCCTGATTCAGGGCTACATCAACCCTGGGGAATCTTCCTCCTGGAAACTGGAGACGCTCAGCTGCGTATCGGGTGTGGGGACTGTTCCCACTGCCTCCGTATGCCTCGAACATACCGATGGGCGAAAGCTGCGCGATGCCGCCTGTGGCGATGGGCCCGTGGATGCGGTCTTCAAGGCCATCGAACGCATCACCGGCCAACAAGTCCGCCTGTGCAGCTATCAAGTGACGAGCGTGACCGACGGCGAGGACGCCCAGGGACATGTCTCCCTGGAGGTGGAAACGGGACTCCAACGGTTCCAAGGCCGGGGCGTGAACACCGACATCATCACGGCAAGCGCCCAGGCGTTTCTCGACGCCCTCAACCGAGCGGCTCGAATCACGGTCCCTGCCTCCGTTTCCAAGCCCGTCATCCCATCCATCTCAGCGAGCGCCTGA
- a CDS encoding SDR family oxidoreductase, protein MQTDEKTVLVTGASGFVAMQCIVQLLQKGYRVRGTVRSIQRSARVLEVVRKHVDVSGGRLTLVQADLGSDEGWQQAVDGCTWVLHVASPVPTTPPKNPDEVIVPARDGTLRVLKAAAKAHVKRVVMTSSTAAILYGHPRDGMRTYDEKDWSLLTSEVGPYERSKTIAERAAWDFVAHLPEPERFELTVINPGVILGPVPDKDFSVSGEVVRKLLTREMPGCPDLGWAMTDVRDVADAHIAAMTIPEAAGQRFIVALEHASMLQIAQILSRHFGPRGFKVPTRRLPNWVLKIVALFDKTAALAVNELGKRQDVSSERARKVLGWKPRSLETMVVDMAESMIQCGAIPMPHKRLAPAKRVPQSS, encoded by the coding sequence ATGCAGACTGACGAAAAAACCGTCCTCGTGACGGGGGCAAGCGGCTTCGTCGCCATGCAGTGCATCGTGCAGTTGCTCCAAAAAGGGTATCGCGTCCGAGGGACCGTCCGCAGCATCCAACGGTCCGCACGAGTGCTCGAGGTGGTCAGGAAGCACGTTGACGTGAGTGGCGGACGCCTGACGCTCGTCCAGGCAGACCTCGGCAGCGACGAGGGTTGGCAACAGGCGGTCGACGGATGCACCTGGGTCCTGCACGTGGCCTCGCCAGTCCCCACCACACCGCCCAAGAACCCAGATGAAGTCATCGTGCCTGCGCGCGACGGCACCCTGCGGGTGCTCAAGGCAGCCGCCAAGGCGCACGTGAAGCGGGTGGTCATGACGTCCTCGACGGCCGCCATCCTCTACGGTCACCCGCGCGACGGGATGAGGACGTATGATGAGAAGGACTGGTCCCTCCTCACCAGCGAAGTCGGCCCTTACGAGCGCAGCAAGACAATTGCCGAGCGGGCGGCCTGGGACTTCGTGGCGCATCTGCCAGAACCAGAGCGGTTCGAACTCACCGTGATCAACCCCGGCGTCATCCTAGGGCCGGTGCCCGACAAGGACTTCAGCGTGTCGGGCGAAGTGGTGCGCAAGCTGCTCACAAGGGAGATGCCGGGCTGCCCGGACCTCGGGTGGGCCATGACCGACGTCCGTGACGTAGCCGACGCGCACATCGCGGCCATGACGATCCCGGAGGCGGCCGGCCAGCGCTTTATCGTGGCCCTCGAACACGCCTCAATGCTTCAGATCGCGCAGATCTTGTCCCGGCACTTCGGCCCTCGAGGCTTCAAAGTTCCCACGCGCCGACTGCCAAACTGGGTGCTCAAGATCGTCGCCCTCTTTGACAAGACCGCCGCGCTGGCCGTGAATGAGCTGGGCAAACGGCAGGACGTCTCCAGCGAGCGCGCCCGGAAAGTCCTCGGGTGGAAGCCGCGAAGTCTGGAGACCATGGTGGTGGACATGGCGGAGAGCATGATCCAATGCGGTGCCATCCCCATGCCGCACAAGAGGCTGGCGCCAGCCAAGCGCGTGCCCCAGTCCTCCTGA
- a CDS encoding PQQ-binding-like beta-propeller repeat protein yields MMNRRLTCIVTVVCALGSAACTDDKEKCEAPATSVQERHGWPMAGFDQSASGHNPWEQRLSRETISRLEVEWVFDTARAGQPVRPIHATAVIDEEGTTYVGDFAGTFFAIDSAGMLRWSFAADAPTAELAGLFPPELGPPTAAPFIGAAALAADRPYVVAGDANGRIYARDLKTGAEVWTKRGLNPNPLGGVSGNSITLIGDTVLIGMSSLENYAFVLTSAGLPVQCCSHRGALVALDLATGEERWRYNVVEAAQPLPSSAAPFVLGPAGGDIWSQPSYDPETNTVYISTGQNLSPTAEGLSTATSDAIIAVDFRTGQPKWVRQFTQNDIWAVGVPNPNPATGQLVDMDLGDAPKIYRLPGGQKVVGAGQKDGRYHVVDAQTGEVVRTTLQLPPRNDLGGFQTGGAVADGYVYQHGLGATDGFSTCNQGLCAYQGFEGRVLALSPDGTQVRWSVSIPGSPLVTGLAVANGLVYFQSPVEEAVPLTDARQWGLYAVDTDSGAVLKRLTFPGRAIGSPAVADGHLYVTTGNAALSAFGFEQEGSVMRLGVPDCANSRRAKH; encoded by the coding sequence ATGATGAATCGCCGGTTGACCTGCATCGTGACCGTGGTGTGTGCCCTGGGCAGCGCCGCATGCACCGACGACAAGGAGAAATGCGAAGCTCCTGCCACCTCCGTCCAGGAGCGGCACGGATGGCCGATGGCGGGATTTGACCAGAGCGCCAGCGGACACAATCCGTGGGAGCAGCGCCTGAGCCGCGAGACCATCTCCCGGCTGGAGGTCGAGTGGGTGTTCGACACAGCCCGAGCCGGGCAGCCCGTGAGGCCCATCCACGCCACGGCCGTCATCGACGAAGAAGGCACCACCTATGTCGGTGACTTCGCGGGAACCTTCTTCGCCATCGACAGCGCGGGGATGCTGCGCTGGTCGTTCGCGGCCGACGCACCAACGGCCGAGCTCGCGGGGCTCTTCCCTCCGGAGCTCGGTCCGCCGACCGCAGCGCCCTTCATCGGAGCCGCGGCCCTCGCGGCCGACCGACCCTATGTGGTGGCCGGAGACGCCAACGGCCGCATCTACGCACGAGACCTGAAGACGGGCGCGGAGGTATGGACCAAGCGCGGACTCAACCCGAATCCGCTCGGCGGCGTCTCGGGCAACTCCATCACCCTCATTGGGGACACCGTGCTCATTGGCATGTCCTCGTTGGAGAACTACGCGTTCGTCCTGACTTCGGCGGGCCTGCCAGTCCAGTGCTGCTCGCACCGGGGGGCGCTCGTGGCCTTGGACCTCGCCACGGGGGAGGAGCGCTGGCGCTACAACGTCGTCGAAGCGGCGCAGCCCCTGCCATCGAGTGCCGCCCCTTTCGTCCTGGGGCCAGCGGGAGGAGACATCTGGTCACAGCCCAGCTACGACCCTGAAACCAACACCGTGTACATCAGCACCGGCCAAAACCTATCGCCCACCGCGGAAGGGCTCTCCACGGCCACCAGCGATGCGATTATTGCGGTCGACTTCCGGACGGGTCAGCCGAAGTGGGTGCGCCAGTTCACTCAAAACGACATCTGGGCCGTCGGCGTTCCCAATCCAAACCCAGCCACCGGCCAACTGGTGGACATGGACCTCGGGGACGCGCCCAAAATCTACCGGTTGCCGGGAGGCCAGAAGGTGGTGGGGGCGGGGCAGAAGGACGGCCGCTATCATGTCGTCGACGCACAGACGGGTGAAGTGGTCCGCACCACCTTGCAGTTGCCTCCTCGCAACGATCTGGGCGGTTTCCAGACCGGCGGCGCGGTGGCGGACGGGTATGTCTACCAGCACGGCCTCGGCGCGACGGATGGGTTTTCGACGTGCAACCAAGGCCTGTGCGCATACCAGGGATTCGAAGGGCGTGTGCTTGCGCTCTCCCCGGACGGGACGCAGGTGCGCTGGAGCGTCAGCATCCCCGGCTCGCCGCTCGTCACGGGGCTCGCGGTGGCCAACGGGCTCGTTTATTTCCAGTCACCGGTGGAAGAGGCCGTGCCACTCACGGACGCGCGCCAGTGGGGCCTGTACGCCGTCGACACGGACAGCGGGGCCGTGCTCAAGCGGCTCACGTTCCCCGGCCGCGCGATTGGCAGCCCGGCCGTGGCCGATGGACACCTCTACGTGACGACGGGAAACGCCGCGCTCTCCGCCTTTGGGTTCGAGCAGGAAGGGTCGGTCATGCGGTTGGGCGTGCCGGATTGCGCCAACTCCCGCCGTGCGAAGCACTGA
- a CDS encoding AAA family ATPase, whose amino-acid sequence MTSQNPILKLAVSGTYSTGKTTTTEALSLWTGIPRTHAQTMREILPEVFPGKALEDCSPAELFQLGLIRFTERAVRESAMEGSFISDGSSLHEWIYGKARMTVGINPNDTPVRRAIRSVAVAPYKKVIHDINEAFGSVVKRHAKKMYQEFIHLPVEFPLVKDGHRPVSEKFRALSDRLLLQNLDELGIKYHIVSGTIEQRLLRIAEIYGFKAVMPLEQAVSEAKARVAALHQAIETDAQAAALHRQLSSRDKRMWQRGSRSRPEEDHRASG is encoded by the coding sequence ATGACCAGTCAGAACCCCATTCTCAAGCTTGCCGTATCCGGCACCTATTCCACGGGCAAGACCACGACGACCGAGGCCCTGTCGTTGTGGACTGGCATCCCACGTACCCACGCGCAGACGATGCGCGAAATCCTTCCGGAGGTCTTTCCGGGCAAAGCGCTGGAGGATTGCTCCCCGGCAGAGCTCTTTCAGCTCGGCCTCATTCGCTTCACGGAGCGCGCCGTGCGCGAGAGCGCCATGGAAGGCAGCTTCATCTCGGACGGCTCTTCGCTGCACGAGTGGATTTATGGAAAGGCGAGAATGACCGTCGGCATCAACCCGAACGACACCCCGGTCCGGCGGGCCATCCGCTCGGTGGCGGTGGCCCCCTACAAGAAGGTCATCCATGACATCAACGAGGCGTTCGGGTCGGTGGTGAAGCGCCACGCCAAGAAGATGTACCAGGAGTTCATCCACCTTCCCGTCGAGTTCCCGCTGGTGAAGGACGGCCACCGGCCGGTTTCCGAGAAATTCCGGGCGCTCTCGGATCGACTGTTGCTGCAGAACCTCGACGAGCTGGGCATCAAGTACCACATCGTGTCCGGCACCATCGAGCAGCGCTTGCTCAGGATTGCTGAGATCTACGGCTTCAAGGCGGTCATGCCGCTGGAGCAAGCCGTCTCCGAGGCAAAGGCTCGCGTGGCGGCCCTTCACCAGGCCATCGAAACGGATGCGCAAGCCGCCGCGCTTCATCGGCAGTTGTCCTCCCGTGACAAGCGCATGTGGCAGCGGGGCTCGCGTTCCAGGCCCGAAGAAGACCATCGCGCCAGCGGGTAG
- a CDS encoding AvrD family protein, with protein MTSLTTSETLKTEGPRYSSIDEVLGDSRGRFFGAGFRQVRQNVLDIRIDAPAKTVRATANILYPSTWSKKNRALTPHLSSIDAFTIGVQLCEMYLRETCGIEALTARRMWLRRCVLKAGSTPTLDLAEVPAHCTLTKTERSEDSLCGYLSSFTGRIGSMGLEFVIDHPIITARDGVAAQYDNATDLLGPSEQHYYGSAYTETDVLLQDVELDLVANSARARLGLEHPSQRPNLQGMGAAYFPFVSGLNGIVSVAQLAQALMYRSDDIAREVSNNLWMRKITISSPIPVTPSRTMRVETWCNKTSLLPIKDTLWRSSSFVVILPGIYGEYSLAHQLPTKPR; from the coding sequence ATGACGTCCCTCACAACCTCAGAAACCCTGAAAACAGAAGGCCCGCGCTATTCATCGATTGATGAGGTACTGGGCGACTCGCGTGGCAGATTTTTCGGCGCAGGCTTCCGGCAGGTCCGGCAGAACGTTCTGGATATTCGAATCGACGCGCCAGCAAAGACAGTCCGCGCCACCGCCAACATCCTCTACCCGTCCACCTGGTCGAAGAAGAACCGCGCCCTCACGCCCCACCTCAGCAGCATTGACGCGTTCACGATCGGCGTCCAGCTCTGTGAAATGTACCTCCGCGAGACGTGTGGCATCGAGGCGCTCACGGCCCGCCGGATGTGGCTCCGGCGCTGCGTCCTCAAGGCAGGCAGCACCCCCACGCTCGACCTGGCGGAGGTGCCCGCGCACTGCACCTTGACCAAGACCGAGCGTTCGGAAGACTCCCTCTGCGGCTACCTGTCGTCCTTCACGGGACGCATTGGCTCCATGGGGCTGGAGTTCGTCATCGACCACCCCATCATCACCGCGCGAGACGGCGTGGCCGCACAGTACGACAACGCCACGGATCTGCTCGGCCCGTCCGAACAGCACTATTACGGGTCCGCCTACACCGAGACCGACGTGCTGCTGCAAGACGTCGAACTCGACCTGGTAGCGAACAGCGCACGCGCACGGCTCGGCCTGGAGCACCCGTCACAGAGACCCAACCTGCAGGGGATGGGCGCCGCATACTTCCCCTTTGTGTCGGGCCTGAACGGCATTGTCAGCGTGGCCCAGTTGGCCCAGGCGTTGATGTACCGCTCTGACGACATCGCTCGCGAGGTGAGCAACAACCTCTGGATGCGCAAAATCACGATCTCCAGCCCGATACCGGTCACGCCGAGCCGCACGATGCGGGTGGAAACCTGGTGCAACAAAACAAGCCTGTTGCCCATCAAGGACACGCTCTGGCGCTCCTCCAGCTTCGTCGTGATCCTGCCTGGCATCTACGGCGAGTACAGCCTCGCGCACCAACTCCCCACGAAACCACGATAG
- the gcvH gene encoding glycine cleavage system protein GcvH, with amino-acid sequence MSTEFPTDVKYTKDHEWVRVQGNVIVIGLTNHAQKQLGDVVYVELPKEGDTFEANEPFGSVESVKAVSEVYAPVSGKVVRVNGALNDSPETVNDDPYGDGWFIELQPSGSGQLDELLDSSAYASYVKEEASE; translated from the coding sequence ATGTCCACCGAGTTTCCCACTGACGTGAAGTACACCAAAGACCACGAGTGGGTACGAGTGCAGGGCAACGTCATCGTGATAGGCCTCACGAACCATGCGCAAAAGCAACTGGGCGACGTGGTGTACGTGGAGTTGCCCAAGGAAGGAGATACCTTCGAGGCAAACGAGCCGTTTGGCTCCGTCGAGTCGGTCAAGGCAGTGTCTGAAGTATATGCCCCCGTCAGCGGCAAGGTGGTGAGGGTCAACGGCGCCCTGAACGACTCACCGGAAACCGTGAATGACGATCCCTACGGGGACGGGTGGTTCATCGAGCTCCAGCCCTCAGGCTCCGGTCAATTGGATGAGCTTCTCGATTCCTCGGCCTATGCCAGCTACGTCAAAGAAGAAGCGTCAGAGTAA
- a CDS encoding alpha/beta hydrolase translates to MNRRNLLKSAVLTTATLPLAGGGAVALAAPRAASKTFLLVHGAWHNALHWGRVAQHLSALGHRVLSIDLPGHGLNARFPSAYITGEWAKFAEEPSPQRDISLDECASAVVDALRALKGGPRPILVGHSMGGTVITRVGELAPDQVGRLVYLSAYCPLRLKKPSAYGALPEAKTDQGSTLIIGNPAALGAVRINPRGNASYLEALRSAYYNDVEMREFLPFALALTPDLPAALWTSEVVATRERWGRIPRSYIRCTQDRALMPGLQDLMIREADAFTPTNTFEQKTLETSHSPFASQPARLAELLTSLR, encoded by the coding sequence ATGAACCGTAGGAACCTCTTGAAGAGCGCCGTCCTCACCACCGCCACGCTGCCCCTCGCCGGAGGAGGTGCAGTGGCCCTTGCGGCCCCCCGGGCGGCAAGCAAGACTTTCCTCTTGGTGCATGGCGCCTGGCACAACGCCTTGCACTGGGGGCGCGTCGCCCAACACCTGTCAGCGCTGGGTCACCGCGTGCTCTCCATCGATCTGCCCGGCCATGGTCTCAACGCCCGATTTCCCTCCGCGTACATCACAGGAGAATGGGCGAAGTTTGCCGAAGAGCCCTCACCCCAGCGGGACATCAGCCTCGACGAGTGCGCCTCGGCGGTCGTCGACGCGCTCAGAGCGCTCAAGGGCGGGCCCCGGCCCATCCTCGTCGGCCACAGCATGGGCGGCACCGTCATCACCCGGGTGGGCGAACTTGCTCCCGACCAGGTGGGCCGACTGGTTTATCTGAGCGCCTATTGCCCCTTGCGTCTCAAGAAGCCGAGCGCTTACGGCGCTCTCCCCGAAGCGAAGACGGACCAAGGCAGCACGCTCATCATCGGAAATCCGGCGGCATTGGGAGCGGTCCGCATCAATCCACGCGGGAATGCCTCGTACCTCGAAGCCTTGCGCTCCGCCTATTACAACGACGTCGAGATGCGCGAGTTCCTTCCCTTCGCGCTTGCGCTCACGCCAGACCTGCCGGCCGCGCTCTGGACGTCCGAAGTCGTCGCGACGCGCGAGCGCTGGGGCCGCATCCCACGCAGCTACATTCGATGCACTCAGGACCGCGCCCTGATGCCCGGCCTCCAAGATCTGATGATCCGGGAGGCGGATGCCTTCACTCCCACCAACACCTTCGAACAGAAGACCCTGGAGACCAGCCACTCGCCGTTCGCGTCCCAACCCGCTCGGCTCGCCGAGCTCCTGACGAGCCTGCGCTGA
- a CDS encoding MerR family transcriptional regulator — MNIGELSKLSGASARSIRHYEKSGLLVSRRRSNGYRDFGPEAVPRVQHIVRMIGLGFSLEEIGTFSPCMFTREASGICPDALATHQAKLADIERRISDLESRRARLVETLTQAARPSATRRRK; from the coding sequence ATGAACATCGGAGAACTTTCCAAGCTATCGGGCGCGAGCGCGCGCTCGATCCGTCACTACGAGAAATCAGGGCTGCTCGTGTCGAGGCGCCGGAGCAATGGCTACCGTGACTTCGGCCCCGAGGCCGTACCGCGGGTTCAACACATCGTCCGGATGATTGGCCTGGGCTTTTCGCTCGAGGAAATCGGCACCTTCTCTCCGTGCATGTTCACCCGCGAGGCGAGCGGCATCTGCCCGGATGCCCTCGCGACCCATCAAGCGAAGCTCGCCGACATCGAGCGGCGGATCTCCGATTTGGAGTCACGCCGTGCCCGACTCGTTGAAACGCTCACCCAGGCGGCCCGCCCCTCGGCCACCAGGAGAAGAAAATGA
- a CDS encoding M1 family metallopeptidase, whose amino-acid sequence MRQLMPLARLRRSAWLSLMLACMAASAAQAAPPPSLPDIRHYEVRLEPDLAQKRLSGSETLTLGATPPGATALVLDAGDLQIDAVRENGRALAFKKSGGRLTLQLPAPPPKPGAERRVRIDFHGAPTKGLNFLPEAGQVYTEFSTSQWMPCVDAPAHRATLALSLLLPVGWQAVANGQPVRVEPQPGGRVLHRWSLALPMPSYLYGFAAGRLREVIDDSAAPTLRFLAPDSFSEAQLRRIFQDTRATLAFYAERAGMPYPLPVYSQVLVSGPAAQEMAGFAVMGQGFGQRALQDPDKTWLAAHELSHQWWGNAVTNQDWTEFWLNEGLASFMNAAWFEQRDGRARYDALIVAARTKYEAVRAAGHDKPLVFPDWDHPTADDRSLVYDKGALVVHELRLLMGEAAFWRGLKAYTQAHWGHSVRSADFRQAMQAETSQDLGGFFARWVDGVTPR is encoded by the coding sequence ATGCGACAGCTGATGCCCCTGGCCCGTCTGCGGCGCAGCGCCTGGTTGAGCCTGATGCTGGCCTGCATGGCTGCCTCGGCCGCCCAGGCTGCCCCCCCTCCCAGCCTGCCGGACATTCGCCACTACGAGGTGCGGCTGGAGCCGGACTTGGCCCAGAAGCGCCTCAGCGGCAGCGAGACGCTGACACTGGGGGCCACGCCCCCCGGCGCCACCGCGCTGGTGTTGGACGCCGGCGACCTGCAGATCGACGCAGTGCGGGAAAACGGACGCGCGCTGGCTTTCAAGAAGAGCGGCGGCCGGCTGACGCTGCAACTGCCCGCGCCGCCCCCGAAACCCGGCGCCGAGCGGCGCGTGCGCATCGATTTCCACGGTGCGCCCACCAAGGGCCTGAACTTCCTGCCCGAGGCCGGGCAGGTCTACACCGAGTTCTCGACCAGCCAGTGGATGCCCTGTGTGGACGCGCCCGCCCATCGTGCGACGTTGGCACTCAGCCTGTTGCTGCCTGTCGGCTGGCAGGCGGTGGCCAACGGGCAGCCGGTGCGCGTTGAGCCACAGCCGGGCGGGCGCGTGCTGCACCGCTGGTCGCTCGCGCTGCCGATGCCCAGCTACCTCTACGGCTTCGCCGCCGGGCGGCTGCGCGAGGTGATTGATGACAGCGCTGCGCCCACCCTGCGCTTCCTCGCGCCCGACAGCTTCAGCGAGGCGCAACTGCGCCGCATCTTCCAGGACACCCGCGCCACGTTGGCCTTCTACGCCGAGCGCGCTGGCATGCCTTATCCGCTGCCGGTCTATAGCCAAGTGCTGGTGAGCGGCCCGGCGGCGCAGGAGATGGCTGGCTTCGCGGTCATGGGCCAGGGCTTCGGCCAGCGCGCGCTGCAGGACCCGGACAAGACTTGGTTGGCCGCACACGAGCTGTCTCACCAGTGGTGGGGCAACGCGGTGACCAACCAGGATTGGACCGAGTTCTGGCTCAACGAAGGATTGGCGAGCTTCATGAACGCGGCCTGGTTCGAGCAGCGAGATGGCCGAGCCCGCTACGACGCCCTGATCGTGGCCGCGCGCACCAAGTACGAGGCCGTGCGCGCCGCCGGTCATGACAAGCCGCTGGTCTTCCCCGACTGGGACCACCCGACCGCGGACGACCGCTCGCTGGTCTACGACAAGGGCGCGCTCGTGGTGCACGAACTGCGCCTGCTGATGGGCGAGGCGGCCTTCTGGCGCGGTCTGAAGGCCTACACGCAGGCCCACTGGGGCCACTCGGTGCGCTCGGCTGACTTCCGGCAAGCCATGCAGGCCGAGACCTCGCAAGACCTGGGAGGTTTCTTCGCGCGCTGGGTCGACGGCGTCACGCCGCGCTGA
- a CDS encoding IS66-like element ISStau3 family transposase, whose product MSPVDPKDARIAELEAQLAERDERIAQLMALVRALTQRVAELEQRLAQNSSNSSRPPSSDVPGSARAGKKPTGKRPGGQPGHKKHERALLPPEAVQHFVELVPKQCKSCRRRLVSRDAEPQRHQVMEVPPLSAIITEYRSHALECSACGTVTRQPVPAHARSAFGDRLGALASLLVGKYRLSKRLVKDALSDMLGVELSVGSVVNLEEEMAKALAPAVLQASQYVQAADTVHADETGWVEGREDGRGKRAWLWMAATARVALFHIAKSRGGKVARALLGEDFTGFLVSDRWSGYAWHDAGLRQVCWAHLTRDFQGFIDRSGKGGRLGKKLMRQRNLFFTWYHRVRDGTLSRHEFEKRMPEVEREVGRLLRRAALRAEKKTAGMAREILQWEKCLWTFVDVPGLEPTNNFGERCLRHAVMYRKTSFGTQGPQGSRFVERILTAVTSLKLQRRGVLTFLTDTLHAHRHGLPTPSLLPIADTPPLANAA is encoded by the coding sequence GTGAGCCCCGTTGACCCCAAAGATGCCCGCATCGCAGAGCTGGAAGCCCAGTTGGCGGAGAGGGACGAGCGCATTGCGCAGCTGATGGCGCTGGTGAGGGCCCTCACCCAGAGGGTGGCGGAGTTGGAGCAGCGGCTGGCCCAGAACTCCAGCAACTCCTCACGCCCCCCCTCGTCTGATGTGCCTGGCAGCGCGCGCGCTGGGAAGAAGCCCACGGGGAAGCGCCCCGGCGGCCAGCCCGGGCATAAGAAGCATGAGCGAGCTCTGTTGCCGCCCGAGGCTGTGCAGCACTTCGTGGAGCTGGTGCCCAAGCAATGCAAGAGCTGTCGGCGACGGTTGGTAAGCCGGGACGCTGAGCCGCAGCGCCATCAAGTCATGGAAGTGCCGCCTCTATCGGCCATTATCACGGAGTACCGGAGCCACGCGTTGGAGTGCAGCGCGTGCGGCACGGTGACGCGACAGCCGGTGCCTGCGCACGCGCGCAGCGCCTTTGGGGACAGGCTGGGTGCCCTGGCCAGCCTCTTGGTGGGCAAGTACCGGCTGTCCAAGCGGCTGGTGAAGGACGCGCTTTCGGACATGCTGGGTGTCGAGCTGTCTGTAGGCAGCGTGGTCAACCTCGAAGAGGAGATGGCCAAAGCGCTGGCGCCCGCAGTGCTCCAGGCCTCCCAGTACGTGCAGGCAGCCGACACGGTCCATGCGGATGAGACCGGGTGGGTGGAGGGACGTGAGGACGGGCGGGGCAAGCGAGCCTGGCTGTGGATGGCGGCCACCGCGCGGGTAGCCCTCTTTCATATCGCCAAGAGTCGAGGCGGCAAGGTGGCGCGGGCCCTGCTGGGGGAGGACTTCACCGGCTTCCTCGTCAGCGACAGGTGGAGCGGCTACGCGTGGCACGACGCGGGCCTGCGGCAGGTGTGCTGGGCCCACCTCACCCGCGACTTCCAAGGCTTCATCGACCGCAGTGGCAAGGGAGGCCGCCTGGGCAAGAAGCTGATGCGCCAGAGAAACCTCTTCTTCACCTGGTACCACCGCGTGCGCGATGGAACCCTGTCTCGCCACGAGTTCGAAAAGAGGATGCCTGAAGTGGAGCGCGAGGTGGGGCGACTGCTGCGCCGTGCCGCGCTGCGCGCGGAGAAGAAGACGGCCGGCATGGCCCGGGAGATTCTCCAGTGGGAGAAGTGCCTGTGGACGTTTGTCGACGTGCCGGGCCTGGAGCCGACCAACAACTTCGGCGAGAGGTGCCTGCGTCACGCCGTCATGTACAGGAAGACTTCCTTCGGGACGCAAGGCCCCCAGGGCAGCCGCTTTGTGGAACGGATCCTCACAGCTGTTACTTCCCTCAAGCTACAGCGGCGCGGCGTGCTGACCTTCCTGACCGACACGCTGCACGCGCACCGACATGGCCTCCCGACGCCCTCGCTGCTGCCCATTGCGGACACGCCTCCGCTCGCGAACGCTGCCTGA